The following DNA comes from Thermoanaerobaculales bacterium.
TGCGACAGGCGCTCGCCGTCGGCTGCGAGCATCCGGAGCACGTGCGTGAGCTGGTGGACAGCCTCGGCGACGACCGCTGAAGGGGAGCGGCGTCGCGCCTGCTCCGCGGGCCGCCGCCGCGCGCGGCGGCTGGCCGTGCTCCTGGCGGCGGGCTGGCTGGCGGCGGGGGCGGGCTGCCGGACCACGGCCGACCGGCCGCTGGCCGACGCGGCAGCCCTCGCCGACGCTCGAGAAGCGCTCGGCAAGCCACTTTCGGGTGACCTCGCGGCGCTCTATCACCTCCGCGTGCCGTCGTCCGGCGCGCTGCGGCTGGCAGTGCTCAGCCGCGGCGGGGACGGGCGGATGACCGTCAGCGAGCCCTTCGGGGGCGCGGTGTCGGTGACGTCGTGGGCCGCCGGCAGGCGGTCGCGCCACTTCGACCTGCGGCGGGGGTGCTGGCAGGATGCCGGGGATGCCGCCGCGGGCATCGGGGTCGCGGCGATGCCGCTGCCGCAAGCGGTGCGGCTGCTGGGCGGCCGGCTGCCGGCGGTCGGCGACGACCGCGTGGCCGCGACCACGGATGGCCGGCTCGAGGTCATCGGCGCCGGCTGGCGCGCGCTGGTCACGGTTGCCCCTGGCCCCTGGCGGGTGACGGCGGTCGACGAGGTGACGACGGACGGCGGGCCCGGCTGGCGGGTCCGGTTGCGGGGCCACAGCGGGTCGGTCCCGGGGACGATCCGGATCGAGGGTCCCGACCGCGGCTGGGCCGAGCTCGAGCTGCTGCGGCTCGAGTGGGACGGCGGCGACGGCCTTCCCGAGGAGCCCGAGCTGCCGCCGTGCGGCGCCGCGCCGGACGGCCGGCCGTGACCGTCGGCGGTCCTTTGGGCCGGCGCCGAGGTTGACCGGGTCCGGCGCGGCAGCTAAGGTAGTGCGCCTCGCCGAGGGGCCGAGGAGGTCGAGCGATGAAGGTGACCGAGGTTCGCATCAGCCCTGCGAAGGGCGGCAAGGTCCGCGCCTTCGCGAGCATCGTGATCGACGACTGCTTCATCATCAACGACCTCCGGGTCGTCGAGGGGCGCGAGGGCGAGTGCTTCGTGCAGATGCCCGCCCGCAAGGCGCGCAACGGCCAGATGCGGGACATCGCGCACCCGCTGAAGAGCGAGACCCGCAAGGAGATCGAGGAGCGGGTGCTGTCCGAGTTCGAGAAGGCGGTCGCGGCGCTGGCGGTGCCCGCTCAGACTGACAGCGCGGCGCGCCAGAAGGACCAGCCGTCGGTGCTCGATCGGCTGGCGTCGAAGCTG
Coding sequences within:
- a CDS encoding SpoVG family protein — its product is MKVTEVRISPAKGGKVRAFASIVIDDCFIINDLRVVEGREGECFVQMPARKARNGQMRDIAHPLKSETRKEIEERVLSEFEKAVAALAVPAQTDSAARQKDQPSVLDRLASKLFTDDFWTADAEPEEESKE